The genomic segment CAATTGGTTTGTGATTTATCGAAACAACAAGCAATAGATAATGCTAGTGCATTTCATCAAAGCGGCTCATCTCAATTTCAGTTGACTCAAGCATTACATCCTGAGGCCATAGTGACTCGTGGTGAGTTTGATGATGACATGCAAATAGCACTAGCAAACTGTGATGTATTAACAAAATTAAAGCATCAGCAAAAACTACCTGAAGTATCTGAGTTAGCTAAAATGCACTTTTTAGATCAGTTATCAGTACAGCGAAAAATCAGCGAAACGATTGCGAATCAGCTGTACGCAGTTGCATAACACAATATAGAGTA from the Shewanella japonica genome contains:
- a CDS encoding VC2046/SO_2500 family protein is translated as MQIEFPLVNELQLGRRLNDAIEHDRRGEFGLLLSMLSADARDMSQFQLDKELDDNQKLYKAFDLPKQQQLVCDLSKQQAIDNASAFHQSGSSQFQLTQALHPEAIVTRGEFDDDMQIALANCDVLTKLKHQQKLPEVSELAKMHFLDQLSVQRKISETIANQLYAVA